The Rhodospirillaceae bacterium genome includes the window TCTCAGGCGTTCGGAAGACGCGTTTATGGATGAGGTGTTTGCATCTGCATTGGAGCACGGCGCGCCCTTGCTCAGGGCTCAATTTGCGCGAGCCTATGTTGATCTAAACCGCGAAGCTTACGAACTTGATCCGGCGATGTTTGAGGGGGATCTGCCTGAATACGTCAACACGAAATCTGTTCGTGCTGCGGCTGGGCTTGGAACAATTGCTCGGGTGGTTTCTTACGGGGAAGAAATCTATCGCGATAAACTGACCTTCTCTGAGGCCAAGAAACGCATTGATACGTGCTATAAGCCCTATCACGAGGCGCTTCGTAGATTGGTTGAGTCAACGCGAGAAAAATTTGGTGTTTGTCTATTGGTCGATTGCCATTCCATGCCATCCAGCAGTTCTGAATCCCGCCGCGGCAAAGGGCAAAACGATATGGTCCTGGGGGACTGCTACGGCACGGCCTGTGGGCCACAGATCGTTGAACGCGCCGAACAAGTCTTGAGTGAGATGGGACTTAAAGTAACCCGAAACGACCCCTATGCTGGTGGCTATACGACCCGTCACTATAGTGCCCCCAAAGACGGCATCCACGTTCTACAGGTCGAAGTTAATCGCGCTCTTTATATGGATGAAGACCGCGTCGCCAGGGGCGAACGCCTGCCTCATTTGGTGCAGCAAATCAGCCACTTCATTCGTGCGCTGGTCGAACTCGACCGCAAAGTTCTTTTGGCCAGCATCTAACCGATGACTCTCGACGGCAACGCTCCCGTTCTTCGCACTGCGTCCGAAGACGATATGACGCGCATTCAGGAAATCTATGCGCATCACGTTATGCATGGCCTCGCCAGTTTTGAAGAAATTGCCCCAGATGTGATCGAAATTACCGGGCGCTTTCACGAGGTTACAGCCCAGGACTTTCCTTACGTGGTC containing:
- a CDS encoding N-formylglutamate amidohydrolase; translated protein: MSIEIIRPAEQTVPLVFASPHSGQHYPNDFIAASRLDPLSLRRSEDAFMDEVFASALEHGAPLLRAQFARAYVDLNREAYELDPAMFEGDLPEYVNTKSVRAAAGLGTIARVVSYGEEIYRDKLTFSEAKKRIDTCYKPYHEALRRLVESTREKFGVCLLVDCHSMPSSSSESRRGKGQNDMVLGDCYGTACGPQIVERAEQVLSEMGLKVTRNDPYAGGYTTRHYSAPKDGIHVLQVEVNRALYMDEDRVARGERLPHLVQQISHFIRALVELDRKVLLASI